One Ahaetulla prasina isolate Xishuangbanna chromosome 1, ASM2864084v1, whole genome shotgun sequence DNA window includes the following coding sequences:
- the KCNJ11 gene encoding ATP-sensitive inward rectifier potassium channel 11, translating into MPTMLSRKGIIPEEYVLTRLAEDVPDHTRHRTRERRARFVGKNGACNVAHKNIREQGRFLQDVFTTLVDLKWPHTLIIFTMTFLCSWLLFAMIWWLIAFAHGDLDHNTQQLRLQAGLEGREASAAFVPCVTDIQSFTSAFLFSIEVQVTIGFGGRMVTEECPLAILILIVQNIVGLVINAIMLGCIFMKTSQAHHRAETLIFSKHAVIALRGGKLCFMLRVGDLRKSMIISATIRMQVVKKSTSQEGEVMPLNQIEIQMENPVGGNSIFLVSPLIIYHVIDKTSPLYEVAPTSLTHQEDLEVIVILEGVVETTGITTQARTSYLADEILWGQRFVPIVTEEDGQYSVDYSKFGNTVKVPTPNCTAKQLEEDRSIMDTITLSPKGTIRKRSVRLKPKFTISEETL; encoded by the coding sequence ATGCCAACCATGCTTTCCAGGAAGGGGATCATCCCGGAGGAATACGTGTTGACCCGGCTGGCCGAGGATGTCCCCGATCACACGCGCCACCGGACCCGGGAGCGGCGGGCCAGGTTCGTGGGCAAAAACGGGGCGTGCAATGTGGCGCACAAGAACATCCGGGAGCAGGGCCGCTTCCTGCAGGACGTCTTCACCACCCTGGTGGACCTGAAGTGGCCCCACACGCTGATCATCTTCACCATGACCTTCCTGTGCAGCTGGCTGCTCTTCGCTATGATCTGGTGGCTCATCGCCTTCGCCCACGGGGACTTGGACCACAACACCCAGCAGCTCCGCCTTCAAGCCGGGCTCGAGGGTCGGGAGGCGTCGGCCGCCTTCGTGCCCTGCGTAACCGACATCCAATCCTTCACCTCCGCCTTCCTCTTCTCCATCGAGGTGCAGGTGACTATCGGCTTCGGGGGCCGCATGGTGACCGAAGAATGCCCCCTcgccatcctcatcctcatcgtgCAGAACATCGTGGGGCTGGTGATCAACGCCATCatgctgggctgcatcttcatgAAGACCTCGCAGGCGCACCACCGCGCCGAGACGCTCATCTTCAGCAAGCACGCCGTGATCGCGCTCCGCGGGGGGAAGCTCTGCTTCATGCTGCGCGTGGGCGACCTGCGGAAGAGCATGATCATCAGCGCCACCATCCGCATGCAGGTGGTCAAGaagagcaccagccaggagggcgaAGTGATGCCCCTCAACCAGATCGAGATCCAGATGGAGAACCCGGTGGGAGGCAATAGCATCTTTCTGGTCTCCCCGCTCATCATTTACCACGTGATAGACAAGACTAGCCCCCTGTACGAGGTGGCCCCCACCAGCCTCACTCACCAGGAGGACCTGGAAGTGATTGTCATCCTTGAAGGGGTTGTGGAAACCACTGGCATCACCACCCAAGCCAGGACCTCCTACCTAGCCGATGAAATACTTTGGGGCCAGAGGTTTGTGCCTATTGTGACCGAGGAGGATGGACAATACTCGGTAGACTATTCCAAGTTTGGCAACACTGTGAAGGTGCCCACTCCAAACTGCACAGCCAAACAACTGGAAGAAGACCGGAGTATCATGGACACTATCACCTTGTCACCCAAAGGCACCATCAGGAAAAGGTCTGTTAGGTTAAAGCCCAAATTTACCATATCTGAGGAGACCTTGTGA